From the Kribbella sp. CA-293567 genome, the window CGGGACGAGATCGAGAAGGATCTCCAACAGCTCCAAGTTCCGGGAGCCAGTTGGGCGGTCATCGACGACGGCGAGATCGTCCAGCGGGGGAGCGCCGGCGTCATCGAGGCCGGTCGTCCCGATGCCGTCACCGAGGACACGCTGTTCCAGGCCTGCTCGATCAGCAAACCGGTCGCCGTCTTCGCGATGCTGCGGCTGGTCGATCGTGGACTCCTCGACCCCGACGAGGACGTCAATCGGCGACTGACGTCCTGGCGGATTCCGCCGTCCGGTGAATGGCAGCCGATCGTCACCTTGCGGCAGCTCGCGAGTCACAGCGCCGGCCTCTCGGTGCCAGGATTTCCGGGTTATCAGCGAGGCGCAGAACTGCCGTCGGTGGTACAGATCCTGGACGGCGTACGCCCGGCGAACACCTTCGGCGTGCACGCGGACCTCGTCCCTGGCACCTGGTTCCGGTACTCCGGCGGCGGAACCGTCGTCCTTCAGCAACTGCTCGAAGACGTGACCGGTACGCCGTTCCGATCGCTTCTGCGGGAACTGGTCCTGGAGCCGCTGGGAATGATGGCCAGCGACTATGCCCAGCCGCTGCCAGAGGAACTCCAAGCCCGGGCCGCAACGGCACACGACGAGTTCGGCCGCCCAGAGACCGGCCGATGGCACTCGTATCCCGAGTTGGCCGCCGCGGGTTTGTGGACGACGCCAACGGACCTTGCCGCCTTCGCCCACGGGGTACGCGACGCGTACTTGGGGAGGCAGGAAGCCCTGATCTCACCAGAACGGGCGCGGGAGATGCTCACGCCCCAAATCAACATCGCTGATCCATGGGATCCGATGGATGCGATGGGACTCGGAACGTTCCTTGCCGATGGAGGGCGGCGGTTCGGTCACGGCGGGTCGAACAAAGGCTTCAAGTGCTACCTGGTCGCGTACAGGGATACGGGGCAAGGAGCGGCCGTCATGACCAATGGAGACAACGGCGGCCTCCTCGCTGACAGGGCGATCGCTCGGATCGCAGCAGCGCGCGGGTGGGAGGGCTACCCGTACGAGGTGACTGAGCGAAGTGAGGTCAGCAGCGACGAAGTACTTCGGACCGCTGCGGGGAAGTACCGGTTGAGTGGAGACCTGGTTATGGAGGTGACTGCGTCGGATGGGGCGCTGGACGTCATCTTCGGACAGCAGGCGGTGCTGAGATTCGCCGCACGGGGTGACGGGAGATTCGCTGCACGCTGGGTGGCTGCGGAGTTGCGGTTGGTTGGCAGCGGCGAGTTGACCTTCGTCCAGGACGGCGAGGAGCTCGAGTGCGTGCGACTGAGCTGAGCGGTCGGGAATAGGTCTGCGGGGGTGTGGGTTACATCTGATGTCGTCCAGTGCAAGACCCCCGGGCCTCACACTTCGCCGCTACGAGCGGCCACTCGCCGAGAGGCGTCTGCTGGACGATGCGGTACCTGAAGGTGGGAGGCCGGTACGCCGGTCTCTCACCCTCGCCGCCGCTCCGGCTTGAACGGGTGCGGCATGATGGAAGTGCGGTTCGGGCAGGCGCTCTGCAAGGGTTCGGACAAGCTCTCAACCTCGATTTGCATCTTCACCCCGAATCTCAGTAATGTTCTTCTTGTTGGAGCGAGTGCGGGACGCGAAAGCGGCCGGTCGCTCTGAACTCCCTGGAAGGCCTAGCAACTGAAGCACGCCCCTGGCGGGTCTTCGGTTACTGAGTCACGGGGTGACTGGATCGAAAAGGGCCGATTTGACTGGCCTGGAGCGAAACAGTAATGTTTGGCGGGTTGCCCCGGAGCTTGAATCGCAAGGTTCACAGCGCGGTGTGCGTCCGATTCTTGAGAACTCAACAGCGTGCCGAAAGTCAATGCCGAAATTTGTTTTATCCCGTTTCACGGCATTGGGCGATCTTTTTCATCAAGGGCCTATCTGGTTTCTTGGTGGGGGTTGTTCTTTGTTTGTGTTCGGATTCCTTTGAGAAATTATGATTCAAGTCAGTTTGATTGTTTCTGAGATATCAAAGGGTCACTCAAAGTAGTCTGTTCCTCGCCTCTTTGGGGGCGGGTTACATATAGATTTCAACGGAGAGTTTGATCCTGGCTCAGGACGAACGCTGGCGGCGTGCTTAACACATGCAAGTCGAGCGGTAAGGCCCCTTCGGGGGTACACGAGCGGCGAACGGGTGAGTAACACGTGAGCAACCTACCCTTCACTTCGGGATAAGCCTCGGAAACGGGGTCTAATACCGGATATCACTTCGGGCTTCATGGCTCGGGGTTGAAAGTTCTGGCGGTGGGGGATGGGCTCGCGGCCTATCAGCTTGTTGGTGGGGTAATGGCCTACCAAGGCGTCGACGGGTAGCCGGCCTGAGAGGGCGACCGGCCACACTGGGACTGAGACACGGCCCAGACTCCTACGGGAGGCAGCAGTGGGGAATATTGCGCAATGGACGAAAGTCTGACGCAGCAACGCCGCGTGAGGGATGACGGCCTTCGGGTTGTAAACCTCTTTCAGCAGGGACGAAGCGAGAGTGACGGTACCTGCAGAAGAAGGACCGGCCAACTACGTGCCAGCAGCCGCGGTAATACGTAGGGTCCGAGCGTTGTCCGGAATTATTGGGCGTAAAGGGCTCGTAGGCGGTTCGTCACGTCGGGAGTGAAAACTCGGAGCTCAACTCCGAGCCTGCTTCCGATACGGGCAGACTAGAGGTAGGCAGGGGAGAGCGGAACTCCTGGTGTAGCGGTGGAATGCGCAGATATCAGGAAGAACACCGGTGGCGAAGGCGGCTCTCTGGGCCTTACCTGACGCTGAGGAGCGAAAGCGTGGGTAGCGAACAGGATTAGATACCCTGGTAGTCCACGCCGTAAACGTTGGGCGCTAGGTGTGGGGGACATTCC encodes:
- a CDS encoding serine hydrolase domain-containing protein; translation: MDVLRDEIEKDLQQLQVPGASWAVIDDGEIVQRGSAGVIEAGRPDAVTEDTLFQACSISKPVAVFAMLRLVDRGLLDPDEDVNRRLTSWRIPPSGEWQPIVTLRQLASHSAGLSVPGFPGYQRGAELPSVVQILDGVRPANTFGVHADLVPGTWFRYSGGGTVVLQQLLEDVTGTPFRSLLRELVLEPLGMMASDYAQPLPEELQARAATAHDEFGRPETGRWHSYPELAAAGLWTTPTDLAAFAHGVRDAYLGRQEALISPERAREMLTPQINIADPWDPMDAMGLGTFLADGGRRFGHGGSNKGFKCYLVAYRDTGQGAAVMTNGDNGGLLADRAIARIAAARGWEGYPYEVTERSEVSSDEVLRTAAGKYRLSGDLVMEVTASDGALDVIFGQQAVLRFAARGDGRFAARWVAAELRLVGSGELTFVQDGEELECVRLS